In a single window of the Drosophila miranda strain MSH22 chromosome XL, D.miranda_PacBio2.1, whole genome shotgun sequence genome:
- the LOC108154274 gene encoding nucleosome assembly protein 1-like 1, whose amino-acid sequence MEPAVCNPRVNVQNHDGNDMLSDDEKQAVGDIKGICLKTVELATKLHREIYALEEKAEPAHNLLYDERKKVLDGLRQKHKGDPLAKNMGNFWLHVLKAAVQQCPEFARTNPIGDTEAEVLCHISDIRSKLYTEPELKFDIIFYFEPNAYIKNDYLRKVYYIKCKADPKEPQAYDGAEIYRTEGTMIHWTSPALNAKYRKTFLKFFMPPTLPYSSDDPNYKEINEILENDFRFGFYLKENVIPKAVYFFTGEIKESMGSSSSTDDENDDDDDGGNDNEDESGSAGSNSLDRSWSDDEKNNDDEEEPEDVHVYGELLDSEDWSFESGDSMDSGH is encoded by the coding sequence ATGGAGCCGGCCGTGTGCAATCCGCGAGTGAACGTTCAGAACCACGATGGCAATGATATGTTGAGCGACGACGAGAAGCAGGCTGTAGGTGATATCAAAGGCATCTGTTTGAAGACCGTCGAGCTGGCAACGAAGCTGCACCGCGAGATCTATGCGCTGGAGGAGAAGGCCGAGCCGGCGCACAATCTTCTGTACGACGAGCGCAAGAAGGTCCTTGACGGCCTACGCCAGAAGCACAAGGGGGACCCGCTGGCCAAGAACATGGGCAACTTCTGGCTGCACGTCCTGAAGGCAGCCGTCCAGCAGTGTCCGGAATTCGCCCGCACCAATCCGATTGGCGACACGGAAGCGGAAGTCCTTTGCCACATAAGTGACATACGCAGCAAGCTCTACACCGAGCCGGAGCTCAAGTTCGATATCATCTTTTACTTTGAGCCGAACGCCTACATCAAAAACGATTATCTGCGCAAGGTGTACTACATCAAGTGCAAGGCGGACCCTAAGGAGCCGCAGGCCTACGACGGCGCTGAGATCTACCGGACGGAGGGCACAATGATCCACTGGACCTCGCCGGCACTCAATGCCAAGTACAGGaagaccttcctcaagttctTCATGCCTCCAACTCTGCCCTACAGCAGCGATGATCCCAACTATAAGGAAATCAACGAGATCTTGGAGAACGACTTCCGGTTCGGCTTCTACCTGAAGGAGAATGTCATACCCAAGGCCGTGTACTTCTTCACGGGAGAGATCAAGGAATCCATGGGATCGTCCAGCTCCACGGATGACGAaaatgacgacgacgacgacggcggcAACGACAACGAGGATGAATCCGGATCGGCGGGCTCGAATAGCCTCGACCGTTCGTGGTCCGATGACGAGAAAAATAATGATGACGAAGAGGAGCCCGAGGATGTGCACGTCTACGGGGAATTGCTGGACTCCGAAGACTGGTCCTTCGAATCGGGAGATTCCATGGATTCCGGCCATTAG